The Maylandia zebra isolate NMK-2024a linkage group LG4, Mzebra_GT3a, whole genome shotgun sequence genome includes a window with the following:
- the carm1 gene encoding histone-arginine methyltransferase CARM1, translating into MAVSVFRGVRLLSIGDANGDIQRHSEQQPLRLEVKTSQDAALLNLSNGDEASVFKCSVSRETECSRVGKQSFIITLGCNSVLLQFSSPTDFQSFYNVLKNCRGHLGEQSVFSERTEESSAVQYFQFYGYLSQQQNMMQDYVRTGTYQRAILQNHTDFKDKVVLDVGCGSGILSFFAAQAGARKVYAVEASTMAQHAEVLVNSNRLGERVAVIPGKVEEVTLPEQVDIIISEPMGYMLFNERMLESYLHAKKFLKPNGKMFPTIGDVHLAPFTDEQLYMEQFTKANFWYQPSFHGVDLSALRGAAVDEYFRQPIVDTFDIRILMAKSVKYTVNFLEAKEEDLYRIEIPFKFHMMHSGLVHGLAFWFDVAFIGSVMTVWLSTAPTEPLTHWYQVRCLLQSPLFTKAGDTLSGTALLVANKRQSYDISIVAQVDQTGSKSSNLLDLKNPFFRYTGTTPNPPPGSHYTSPSENMWNTGAAYNMSQGMAVSGMPAAYDLSTVIGSGPSVSHNNLIPLVNTGIVNHTHSRMGSIMSTGIVQGATTGQSGPSSSGTYYPVTNQFTMGGAAISMASPMVIPSNTMHYGS; encoded by the exons ATGGCGGTCTCGGTATTCCGTGGCGTGCGGCTTCTCTCCATTGGAGACGCGAATGGAGATATACAGCGGCACTCAGAGCAGCAGCCGCTGCGGTTAGAAGTGAAGACATCACAAGATGCTGCCCTCCTCAATCTCTCCAATG GAGACGAGGCGAGCGTGTTCAAATGTTCGGTTTCCAGGGAGACAGAGTGCAGTCGCGTGGGGAAGCAGTCATTCATCATCACATTGGGCTGTAACAGTGTGCTGCTGCAGTTCTCCTCACCTACAG ACTTTCAGTCTTTTTATAACGTGCTGAAGAACTGTCGTGGGCATCTTGGAGAGCAATCTGTCTTCAGTGAAAGAACAGAGGAGTCCTCTGCTGTACAGTATTTCCAG tTTTATGGCTACCTCTCCCAGCAACAGAACATGATGCAGGACTATGTTCGGACAGGGACTTACCAGCGGGCTATTCTCCAGAACCACACTGACTTTAAGGACAAG GTGGTGCTGGATGTGGGTTGTGGCTCGGGAATCCTCTCTTTCTTTGCAGCTCAAGCTGGAGCTAGGAAGGTGTACGCTGTAGAGGCCAGCACCATGGCACAGCACGCCGAG GTGCTGGTGAACAGCAACCGTCTGGGGGAGCGTGTGGCCGTCATTCCGGGCAAAGTAGAGGAGGTGACGCTGCCGGAGCAAGTTGACATCATCATTTCAGAGCCCATGGGTTACATGCTGTTCAATGAGCGCATGCTGGAGAGCTACCTGCATGCTAAGAAGTTCCTCAAACCTAATG GTAAAATGTTCCCCACTATTGGAGATGTCCACCTGGCCCCCTTCACAGATGAGCAGCTGTACATGGAGCAGTTCACCAAAGCCAACTTCTG GTACCAGCCCTCCTTCCACGGTGTAGACCTCTCTGCCCTGCGGGGGGCAGCAGTGGACGAGTATTTCCGCCAGCCAATTGTG GACACGTTTGATATCCGTATTCTGATGGCCAAGTCAGTCAAATACACAGTCAACTTCCTGGAGGCCAAAGAAGAGGATCTTTACAG GATAGAGATTCCCTTTAAGTTCCACATGATGCATTCGGGCCTGGTGCACGGCCTGGCTTTCTGGTTTGACGTGGCTTTTATTGGATCAGT GATGACAGTGTGGCTATCCACAGCACCCACAGAGCCTCTCACTCACTGGTACCAGGTGCGCTGTCTCCTGCAGTCTCCTCTTTTCACCAAGGCTGGGGACACTTTGTCCGGCACTGCGCTGCTGGTGGCCAACAAGAG ACAAAGCTACGACATCAGTATTGTTGCCCAGGTGGACCAGACAGGATCAAAGTCCAGCAACCTCCTGGACTTGAAGAACCCCTTTTTCAG GTACACAGGCACTACCCCCAACCCCCCTCCTGGCTCACACTACACCTCCCCGTCTGAGAACATGTGGAACACAGGGGCAGCCTACAACATGAGTCAGGGGATGGCTGTATCAG GGATGCCCGCAGCTTATGACCTCAGCACAGTCATCGGCAGCGGCCCGTCAGTGTCTCACAACAACCTCATCCCCCTGG TGAACACAGGGATTGTAAATCATACCCACTCCAGGATGGGCTCAATCATGAGCACAGGAATTGTCCAGG GAGCCACTACGGGTCAGTCCGGCCCCAGTAGCAGCGGTACTTACTATCCTGTCACCAACCAGTTCACCATGGGGGGCGCTGCCATCTCCATGGCCTCACCTATGGTCATCCCTAGCAACACCATGCATTATGGCAGTTAA
- the si:dkey-204f11.64 gene encoding guanine nucleotide-binding protein G(I)/G(S)/G(O) subunit gamma-5, producing the protein MSNNSAANSSLVIAQKAVKQLRLEASVRRIKVSQAAAELKNFCLQNAHKDPLLTGVPSSDNPFRPPKSCVLL; encoded by the exons ATGTCGAACAACAGCGCCGCCAACAGCAGTTTAGTCATCGCTCAGAAGGCAGTGAAACAGCTTCGTCTGGAGGCCAGCGTCCGCCGGATAAAG gtttctcAGGCTGCTGCAGAACTGAAAAACTTCTGTTTGCAAAATGCCCACAAAGACCCTCTCCTCACCGGGGTGCCCTCCAGTGACAATCCTTTCCGGCCTCCCAAGTCATGTGTCCTCCTCTGA
- the clpp gene encoding ATP-dependent Clp protease proteolytic subunit, mitochondrial isoform X3: protein MLLRVLRIGSLTLTHSRSIHHSSICRTPLIPIVVEQTGRGERAYDIYSRLLRERIICVMGPIDDSIASLVIAQLLFLQSESNNKPIHMYINSPGGVVTAGLAIYDTMQYILNPISTWCVGQAASMGSLLLAAGTTGMRHSLPNARIMVHQPSGGARGQATDIAIQAEEILKLKRQINNIYAKHTGQLLETIESVMERDRYMSPMEAQDFGLIDRVLVHPPQAGQDEPELVQKEPAAAAAEAAAASPSPQPESTDPEKASPGTNPPSSYKPEP, encoded by the exons ATGCTGTTACGA GTGTTGCGTATCGGTTCTTTGACACTGACACACAGCAGATCCATCCACCACAGTTCCATATGCCGGACTCCACTCATACCCATAGTCGTGGAGCAGACG ggGAGAGGAGAACGAGCATATGACATCTACTCTCGCCTCCTGAGAGAGAGAATCATATGTGTAATGGGTCCT ATCGATGACTCCATAGCCAGTCTGGTTATAGCCCAGCTGCTCTTCCTACAGTCAGAAAGCAACAACAAGCCCATCCACATGTACATCAACAGTCCTG GTGGTGTGGTGACAGCAGGACTGGCCATTTATGACACCATGCAGTACATTCTGAATCCCATCTCCACCTGGTGTGTTGGCCAAGCGGCAAGCATGGGCAGCTTGCTCCTGGCAGCAGGAACGACAGGCATGAGGCATTCACTGCCCAATGCCCGCATCATGGTTCACCAGCCTTCAGGAGGGGCCAGA GGTCAGGCCACTGACATTGCTATCCAGGCTGAAGAGATCCTGAAGCTGAAAAGACAGATCAACAACATCTACGCCAAACACACGGGCCAGTTACTGGAGACCATTG AAAGTGTAATGGAAAGGGATCGCTACATGAGTCCCATGGAAGCACAGGACTTTGGCCTCATCGACCGGGTCCTGGTCCACCCACCACAGGCAGGGCAGGATGAGCCAGAGCTGGTGCAGAAAGAGCCGGCGGCAGcggcagcagaagcagcagcagcaagccCCTCGCCCCAGCCAGAGTCCACAGATCCTGAGAAGGCCTCCCCTGGGACAAATCCACCCTCCTCATACAAACCAGAGCCATGA
- the clpp gene encoding ATP-dependent Clp protease proteolytic subunit, mitochondrial isoform X2 — translation MLLRQVLRIGSLTLTHSRSIHHSSICRTPLIPIVVEQTGRGERAYDIYSRLLRERIICVMGPIDDSIASLVIAQLLFLQSESNNKPIHMYINSPGGVVTAGLAIYDTMQYILNPISTWCVGQAASMGSLLLAAGTTGMRHSLPNARIMVHQPSGGARGQATDIAIQAEEILKLKRQINNIYAKHTGQLLETIESVMERDRYMSPMEAQDFGLIDRVLVHPPQAGQDEPELVQKEPAAAAAEAAAASPSPQPESTDPEKASPGTNPPSSYKPEP, via the exons ATGCTGTTACGA CAGGTGTTGCGTATCGGTTCTTTGACACTGACACACAGCAGATCCATCCACCACAGTTCCATATGCCGGACTCCACTCATACCCATAGTCGTGGAGCAGACG ggGAGAGGAGAACGAGCATATGACATCTACTCTCGCCTCCTGAGAGAGAGAATCATATGTGTAATGGGTCCT ATCGATGACTCCATAGCCAGTCTGGTTATAGCCCAGCTGCTCTTCCTACAGTCAGAAAGCAACAACAAGCCCATCCACATGTACATCAACAGTCCTG GTGGTGTGGTGACAGCAGGACTGGCCATTTATGACACCATGCAGTACATTCTGAATCCCATCTCCACCTGGTGTGTTGGCCAAGCGGCAAGCATGGGCAGCTTGCTCCTGGCAGCAGGAACGACAGGCATGAGGCATTCACTGCCCAATGCCCGCATCATGGTTCACCAGCCTTCAGGAGGGGCCAGA GGTCAGGCCACTGACATTGCTATCCAGGCTGAAGAGATCCTGAAGCTGAAAAGACAGATCAACAACATCTACGCCAAACACACGGGCCAGTTACTGGAGACCATTG AAAGTGTAATGGAAAGGGATCGCTACATGAGTCCCATGGAAGCACAGGACTTTGGCCTCATCGACCGGGTCCTGGTCCACCCACCACAGGCAGGGCAGGATGAGCCAGAGCTGGTGCAGAAAGAGCCGGCGGCAGcggcagcagaagcagcagcagcaagccCCTCGCCCCAGCCAGAGTCCACAGATCCTGAGAAGGCCTCCCCTGGGACAAATCCACCCTCCTCATACAAACCAGAGCCATGA
- the clpp gene encoding ATP-dependent Clp protease proteolytic subunit, mitochondrial isoform X1, with amino-acid sequence MGRNRLNTVVIKCLETAVTELLGVLLILYLGRIFLSVFQQVLRIGSLTLTHSRSIHHSSICRTPLIPIVVEQTGRGERAYDIYSRLLRERIICVMGPIDDSIASLVIAQLLFLQSESNNKPIHMYINSPGGVVTAGLAIYDTMQYILNPISTWCVGQAASMGSLLLAAGTTGMRHSLPNARIMVHQPSGGARGQATDIAIQAEEILKLKRQINNIYAKHTGQLLETIESVMERDRYMSPMEAQDFGLIDRVLVHPPQAGQDEPELVQKEPAAAAAEAAAASPSPQPESTDPEKASPGTNPPSSYKPEP; translated from the exons atgggaaggaacagactaaacacagtcgttatcaaaTGTCTGGAAACTGCAGTTACTGAACTTTTGGGAGTGTTGTTGATCCTATATCTTGGGAggatttttttgtctgtctttcaGCAGGTGTTGCGTATCGGTTCTTTGACACTGACACACAGCAGATCCATCCACCACAGTTCCATATGCCGGACTCCACTCATACCCATAGTCGTGGAGCAGACG ggGAGAGGAGAACGAGCATATGACATCTACTCTCGCCTCCTGAGAGAGAGAATCATATGTGTAATGGGTCCT ATCGATGACTCCATAGCCAGTCTGGTTATAGCCCAGCTGCTCTTCCTACAGTCAGAAAGCAACAACAAGCCCATCCACATGTACATCAACAGTCCTG GTGGTGTGGTGACAGCAGGACTGGCCATTTATGACACCATGCAGTACATTCTGAATCCCATCTCCACCTGGTGTGTTGGCCAAGCGGCAAGCATGGGCAGCTTGCTCCTGGCAGCAGGAACGACAGGCATGAGGCATTCACTGCCCAATGCCCGCATCATGGTTCACCAGCCTTCAGGAGGGGCCAGA GGTCAGGCCACTGACATTGCTATCCAGGCTGAAGAGATCCTGAAGCTGAAAAGACAGATCAACAACATCTACGCCAAACACACGGGCCAGTTACTGGAGACCATTG AAAGTGTAATGGAAAGGGATCGCTACATGAGTCCCATGGAAGCACAGGACTTTGGCCTCATCGACCGGGTCCTGGTCCACCCACCACAGGCAGGGCAGGATGAGCCAGAGCTGGTGCAGAAAGAGCCGGCGGCAGcggcagcagaagcagcagcagcaagccCCTCGCCCCAGCCAGAGTCCACAGATCCTGAGAAGGCCTCCCCTGGGACAAATCCACCCTCCTCATACAAACCAGAGCCATGA
- the aldh3b1 gene encoding aldehyde dehydrogenase family 3 member B1, with the protein MESQSQVLERLRTAFESRVTIPEKFRRTQLTNLMSMIKDNEEQIVNALHKDLTKPKFEAILSEVEIVMNELHCALSNLTSWMQPEYVSKNLATKLDECFVRREPLGVVLIIGPWNYPMQLLIVPLIGAIAAGNCVVIKPSEVSAATDNLITELIPKYLSKDCYAVVRGGAKETQALLKNRFDHIFYTGSQAVARVVLQAAAVHLTPVTLELGGKCPCLIYGRVNATAAAHRLVWSKFFNAGQSCVAPDYVLCSKATCDALVPALRQVLEDFYGSDIQKSPDMSRIVTPKHWTRLMGLLNRTKGKVVVGGEHDEKDRYIAPTVVVDVAEDDALMEEEIFGPILPILTIESLEESIKLTKTKEKPLAFYVFSDESSVVKKVLENSSSGGFCSNDGIVHMALPGLPFGGVGNSGFGHYHGHWGFEAFSHQRAVMLRGWALEKLNALRYPPYSDEKLSWLRWTTSPKSCSIM; encoded by the exons ATGGAGAGCCAGAGTCAGGTTTTGGAAAGGCTGCGCACAGCGTTTGAATCGCGTGTTACAATACCGGAGAAGTTTCGCAGGACACAGCTGACCAACCTAATGTCCATGATCAAAGACAACGAGGAGCAGATTGTAAATGCGCTGCACAAAGACCTCACAAAG CCAAAATTTGAGGCTATCCTGTCTGAGGTTGAAATAGTGATGAACGAGCTCCATTGCGCCCTCAGTAACCTCACAAGCTGGATGCAGCCGGAGTATGTGAGCAAAAACTtg gCCACAAAGCTTGATGAATGTTTTGTACGGAGGGAACCTTTAGGAGTTGTGTTGATCATCGGGCCATGGAACTACCCCATGCAACTTCTCATCGTACCCTTGATTGGAGCCATTGCTGCAG GAAACTGTGTGGTCATCAAGCCCTCCGAAGTCAGCGCCGCCACAGACAATCTGATAACGGAGCTCATCCCCAAATATCTGTCTAAG GACTGTTATGCAGTTGTTCGCGGTGGAGCAAAGGAGACCCAAGCCCTTCTGAAGAATCGATTTGACCACATTTTCTACACAG GTTCTCAGGCTGTGGCACGCGTTGTCCTCCAGGCTGCTGCAGTCCACCTGACCCCAGTGACCTTGGAGCTGGGAGGCAAGTGCCCCTGCTTAATATATGGTCGGGTGAATGCCACTGCTGCTGCTCACCGCTTGGTGTGGTCCAAGTTTTTCAATGCTGGCCAGAGCTGTGTGGCACCGGATTATGTTCTGTGCTCGAAAGCCACTTGTGATGCCCTTGTGCCTGCGTTGCGCCAGGTCCTGGAGGACTTCTACGGCAGTGACATTCAGAAGAGCCCCGATATGTCACGCATTGTAACACCTAAACACTGGACTCGTCTGATGGGACTGCTCAACAGGACCAAGGGCAAGGTCGTTGTGGGAGGAGAGCACGACGAGAAGGATAGGTACATAG CTCCAACGGTAGTGGTGGATGTAGCTGAAGATGATGCTCTAATGGAGGAGGAGATCTTTGGCCCCATCCTGCCGATCCTCACGATTGAGTCTCTGGAGGAAAGCATCAAattaaccaaaacaaaagagaagcCTCTGGCCTTCTATGTTTTCTCAGATGAATCCTCT GTGGTGAAGAAGGTGCTGGAAAATTCAAGCAGTGGAGGATTCTGCTCTAATGATGGAATTGTGCACATGGCCCTGCCAGGCCTGCCCTTTGGAGGTGTAG GAAACAGTGGATTTGGTCACTACCATGGTCACTGGGGCTTTGAGGCGTTCAGTCACCAGCGAGCAGTCATGCTGCGTGGTTGGGCTTTGGAAAAACTTAACGCCCTGCGCTACCCACCGTATAGTGATGAAAAGTTGAGCTGGCTGCGCTGGACCACCTCACCCAAGAGCTGCTCAATCATGTGA